A window of the Zeugodacus cucurbitae isolate PBARC_wt_2022May chromosome 4, idZeuCucr1.2, whole genome shotgun sequence genome harbors these coding sequences:
- the LOC105220875 gene encoding transportin-1 has protein sequence MTWEPQAEGLQQIITILKQSQSPDTATQMAVQLKLEELNQYPDFNNYLIYVLTKLKTEEEPTRSLSGLILKNNIRMHGNNLQPEIVEYIKHECLQAIGDPSPLIRATVGILITTIASNGGLQNWPQLLPSLCDMLDSQDYNVCEGAFSALQKICEDSAEILDSAALNRPLNVMIPKFLQYFSHNSPKIRSHAIACINQFIVNRSQALMLHIDTFIESLFNLSSDEDHEVRKNVCHGLVMLLEVRMDRLLPHMPQIIEYMLIRTQDPDEGVALEASEFWLSLAEQNICKEVLAPYLGQLAPVLVRGMRYSEIDIILLKGNVEEDDMVPDREEDIRPRFHKSRTHTIKSGEVGVDDDDEDDVLDDDSSLSEWNLRKCSAAALDVLANVFREECLPIVLPILKDTLFHQEWVIKESGVLALGAIAEGCMQGMIPHLPELIPYLISCLSDKKALVRSITCWTLSRYANWVVNQPHDQYLKPLMEELLKRILDSNKRVQEAACSAFATLEEEACTELVPYLEYILKTLVFAFSKYQHKNLLILYDAVGTLADSVGHHLNKPQYIDILMPPLIEKWNLLKDDDKDLFPLLECLSSIATALQSGFLPYCDPVYQRCISLIEQTLNQDMACKTNPGFEHPDKERMIVALDLLSGLAEGLDGHIESLVVKSNIMQLLYQCMQDVLPEVRQSSFALLGDLTKACFQHVHPFMSEFFPILGQNLNPDYISVCNNATWAIGEICMKLGEETRQYIHLVLNELFVIINRPNTPKTLLENTAITIGRLGYVCPVEVAPYLPEFVRQWCTSLRHIRDNDEKDSAFRGMCHMITVNPGGVVPDFIFFCDAVASWVNPPQDLHQMIQKILHGFKTQVGEENWRRFVDQFPPNLSERLGAMYNI, from the exons ATGACGTGGGAACCGCAAGCAGAAGGTTTACAGCAAATAATTACAATCCTTAAGCAGTCTCAGTCTCCGGACACAGCCACTCAAATGGCCGTCCAACTG AAACTGGAGGAATTAAATCAGTAtcccgatttcaacaattatcTTATTTATGTACTGACTAAACTTAAAACCGAAGAGGAGCCAACACGCTCCTTAAGCGgtctaattttgaaaaataatatacgaATGCATGGAAATAACTTACAGCCTGAAATTGTCGAATATATTAAGCATGAATGTTTACAAGCTATTGGCGATCCCTCGCCGCTAATACGTGCTACTGTTGGTATATTAATAACGACAATCGCCAGCAATGGCGGTCTGCAAAATTGGCCACAATTACTACCCTCCTTATGCGACATGCTGGACTCGCAAGATTACAATGTATGTGAAGGAGCTTTCAGTGCGTTACAGAAAATATGCGAAGACTCCGCCGAAATACTTGATTCCGCAGCACTCAATCGACCATTAAACGTTATGATACCGAAATTCCTGCAATATTTCAGTCACAATAGCCCAAAGATACGTTCACATGCCATAGCTTgtataaatcaatttattgtaAATCGATCACAAGCTTTGATGCTACACATAGACACGTTCATTGAAAGTTTATTCAATCTATCTTCTGATGAGGATCACGAGGTAAGAAAGAATGTATGCCATGGCTTGGTTATGTTGTTGGAAGTGCGCATGGATCGTTTGTTGCCGCATATGCCACAAATTATTGAG TATATGTTAATACGTACTCAAGACCCAGATGAAGGTGTCGCTCTAGAAGCTTCGGAATTCTGGTTATCACTTGCTGAACAGAATATTTGCAAGGAAGTTTTGGCGCCATATTTGGGACAATTGGCACCGGTGTTAGTACGCGGAATGCGTTATTCCGAAATCGATATCATACTCTTAAAAGGAAATGTTGAAGAGGATGATATGGTGCCGGATCGTGAAGAAGACATACGCCCGAGATTCCACAAATCTCGTACACATACAATCAAATCTGGCGAAGTGggtgttgatgatgatgatgaagacgATGTGCTAGATGACGACAGTTCCCTCTCTGAATGGAATTTACGCAAATGTAGTGCAGCCGCACTGGACGTACTAGCAAATGTCTTCCGCGAAGAATGTCTACCCATTGTTTTGCCTATCCTCAAGGATACATTATTCCATCAGGAATGGGTTATCAAGGAGAGTGGTGTTTTGGCATTGGGTGCAATTGCCGAAGGTTGCATGCAAGGCATGATACCGCATCTGCCCGAACTGATACCCTACTTGATCAGTTGTTTGTCAGATAAAAAAGCGCTAGTTCGTTCCATCACTTGTTGGACATTATCACGCTATGCTAATTGGGTTGTAAATCAGCCACATGATCAATATTTGAAACCCTTAATGGAGGAATTGCTTAAGCGTATATTAGATTCCAATAAGCGTGTACAAGAGGCAGCCTGCTCAGCATTCGCCACACTTGAAGAGGAGGCCTGCACTGAATTGGTGCCATATTTAGAGTATATATTGAAAACGCTGGTGTTCGCCTTTTCGAAATATCAACATAAAAACTTGCTTATTCTCTACGATGCAGTTGGCACGCTAGCCGACTCTGTGGGCCATCATCTGAATAAACCGCAATACATTGACATTTTAATGCCACCATTAATAGAGAAGTGGAACCTGCTCAAGGATGATGATAAGGATCTATTTCCGCTATTGGAGTGTTTGTCGAGTATCGCAACCGCATTACAATCCGGTTTCTTACCTTATTGCGATCCAGTTTACCAACGCTGCATATCTTTGATAGAACAAACACTGAATCAGGATATg GCTTGCAAGACAAATCCTGGTTTCGAGCATCCAGATAAGGAGCGCATGATTGTTGCATTAGATTTGCTGTCCGGACTGGCTGAGGGTTTGGATGGTCACATTGAATCCTTAGTCGTCAAAAGCAATATAATGCAGTTACTCTATCAATGTATGCAAGATGTGCTGCCAGAG GTGCGACAATCATCGTTTGCTTTGTTGGGCGACTTAACTAAAGCCTGTTTTCAGCATGTGCATCCATTCATGTCGGAATTCTTTCCGATTTTGGGTCAAAATCTAAATCCTGATTACATTTCTGTATGTAATAATGCCACCTGGGCAATTGGTGAAATCTGCATGAAACTAG GTGAAGAAACTCGACAGTACATACATCTCGTACTCAACGAACTGTTCGTGATTATAAATAGACCAAATACACCAAAAACGCTACTGGAAAATACAG cAATAACAATCGGTCGTCTAGGTTATGTGTGCCCAGTTGAAGTGGCTCCTTATTTGCCAGAATTTGTACGACAGTG GTGTACATCTCTGCGTCATATAAGAGATAACGATGAGAAGGACTCGGCCTTTCGTGGAATGTGTCACATGATTACCGTAAATCCTGGTGGCGTTGTGCCAGATTTTATATTCTTCTGCGATGCAGTGGCTTCATGGGTGAATCCGCCACAGGACTTGCATCAAATGATACAGAAG atCTTACATGGCTTCAAAACCCAGGTGGGTGAAGAAAATTGGCGTCGTTTCGTCGATCAATTCCCACCAAATCTATCGGAGCGTCTCGGCGCTATGTACAACATTTAA
- the LOC105220874 gene encoding U4/U6 small nuclear ribonucleoprotein Prp4, with protein MSDDEDIQYVKRQRTLHYGSLEEAERKRQTAAVAGATSTVTASTSSAAATVTNQLEDIESDEDYEEVKKPTAPSLPPTSGALANKIDDDYFDLETEVAKDKEALLKEFERKKRARQINVSTDDAEIKANLRQLNEPICYFGEGPAERRRRLKELLASLGENAIKQKQTEEEERKQLQKEQETTWYHEGPEALRVARIWIADYSLPRAKTRLEHARSLLDVPSATRAGQLVELQKRLHALAPHCSQVGDTRPVSGVAFSEDSKLIMTSSWSGLCKVWTVTDCKLLLTLRGHASYVGGVAFRPGVTQDDNNVVAMASGGHDGAVKLWGFNSEESLADITGHMPHRVSKLGFHPSGRFLATACYDSSWRLWDLEQKTEVLHQEGHAKAVHSLSFQIDGSVIVTGGLDAFGRVWDLRTGRCVMFLEGHLGSIFGVDFSPNGFHIATGSQDNTCKIWDLRRRQSVYTIPAHTNLISDVKYQRDGGSFLVTSSYDCTTKIWSNKTWQPLKTLLGHDGKIMAVDISPDSQHIVTASFDRTFKLWASES; from the exons atgtCCGATGATGAGGACATTCAGTATGTTAAAAGACAACGCACACTGCACTATGGTTCTCTGGAAGAGGCCGAGAGAAAGCGCCagactgctgctgttgctggggCTACCTCCACCGTAACTGCATCCACTTCAAGTGCTGCTGCTACGGTTACCAACCAACTTGAAGACATTGAGTCTGACGAAGATTATGAGGAGGTAAAAAAACCAACTGCGCCTTCGTTACCGCCAACTTCTGGTGCACTGGCTAATAAGATCGACGATGATTACTTCGATTTGGAAACAGAAGTAGCGAAGGACAAAGAAGCGTTGCTCAAAGAATTTGAACGTAAAAAACGTGCACGTCAAATAAACGTTTCCACTGATGACGCGGAAATAAAAGCTAACTTGCGACAACTAAATGAGCCAATATGCTACTTTGGGGAGGGTCCAGCAGAAAGACGGCGACGTTTAAAAGAGTTATTAGCTAGTTTAGGCGAGAATGCGATTAAACAGAAGCAAACTGAAGAGGAAGAGCgtaaacaactgcagaaagaaCAAGAAACAACTTGGTATCACGAAGGACCGGAGGCATTGCGAGTGGCGCGAATTTGGATTGCAGACTACTCACTGCCAAGAGCTAAAACACGTTTAGAACATGCGCGCTCGCTATTGGATGTACCAAGCGCAACACGTGCTGGCCAATTGGTAGAGCTACAAAAGCGTTTACATGCCTTGGCACCGCACTGCAGTCAAGTGGGCGACACACGTCCAGTAAGTGGTGTAGCGTTTAGCGAAGACTCTAAATTGATAATGACATCGTCATGGTCTGGATTGTGTAAGGTGTGGACAGTAACAGACTGTAAGCTGCTATTGACACTGCGCGGTCATGCCAGCTATGTTGGTGGTGTAGCATTTCGACCAGGCGTGACGCAAGATGATAATAATGTTGTAGCAATGGCTTCAGGTGGTCATGATGGGGCGGTCAAATTGTGGGGCTTTAATTCGGAAGAATCACTAGCGGATATAACAGGACATATGCCACATAGAGTTTCTAAGTTAGGGTTTCATCCATCCGGTCGATTCTTGGCAACAGCTTGTTACGACTCCTCCTGGCGCCTTTGGGACTTGGAACAAAAAACTGAAGTTTTACATCAAGAAGGCCATGCCAAAGCAGTACACAGCCTTAGTTTTCAAATAGATGGCAGTGTCATCGTAACAGGTGGTCTAGACGCATTTGGACGCGTTTGGGATCTTAGAACTG gTCGTTGCGTAATGTTTCTTGAAGGCCATCTTGGTTCCATATTCGGTGTGGATTTCTCGCCAAATGGTTTTCATATTGCCACTGGCTCTCAGGATAATACCTGTAAAATTTGGGACTTACGTCGACGTCAGTCAGTTTATACGATTCCCGCACATACCAACCTAATATCAGATGTTAAATACCAGCGAGATGGTGGCAGTTTTCTGGTAACGTCCTCCTATGATTGCACCACGAAAatttggtcaaataaaacatggCAGCCATTAAAAACATTATTGGGACATGATGGCAAAATAATGGCTGTCGACATCTCACCGGATTCGCAACATATAGTAACAGCGTCTTTCGATCGTACCTTCAAATTGTGGGCTTCGGAGAGCTGA
- the LOC128921393 gene encoding solute carrier organic anion transporter family member 74D-like: MNPSTNASDVDAAANPQMHNFQSPQRQIKTSTASSPAGTPYKQNGSNGDASLNGTPLHNGHGNGTNGYQNGTRRDSTQAWTPLLSNGNGNSAAVANGNGNAAGLTDSNLVATAGINGAEDGGLVGQEANETLGDPTTVLYTTSTSNNNEWKDAEQINNLKNGLLHYPVNHQGNNNGSLMNGKNGIGLGVPDKYDEQDPLTGLYAQKNTRTREPDESDTDSELSNGDRQAPGCGLFGCRPKWARNFASTNVFMVVFLLAYILQGMYMTYFVSVITTIEKLFQIKSKTTGFLLSASEMGQISTAMLLTYFAGRGHRPRWIACGMVLFSIAAFACSLPHFIFGKQLMQSLDTLSNGGNGGNAAMRALNGQMLHASYGLHGMNDTMNATSANALEGGFSAFLANVQGSHEMNLCIPGQNSTNSNSECDEDQKMEQASHSKITVIVLCIFFASLLSSGIGQTAVATLGIPYIDDNVASKQSPMYMAITIGVRILGPASGFIVGSFCTRWYVNFSNPGFDASDPRWIGAWWLGPVGIGTLMLLSSIAMFSFPKQLRGKRNPNAGEAKAEGGDEAAAAVEVNEKPKLRDFPKTVRRQLKNDILMFRTASCVFHLLPIAGLYTFLPKYLETQFRLTTYDASMIAAFCGILVMGVGIVISGLVILKLKPSARSVAAWIAFTALFYSAGMVVLMFVGCSMTDFAGYKGPTSDSPAMIEPACDLNCSCDTGNYAPICGMDGRIYISTCHAGCAASTMTENGTLFSNCTCIPDSFKNQAVSGYCANNCKNFIFFIIIFAVCVFMHSTSEVGSMLLVMRCTHPNDKAMAMGIIQSAIGLFGNVPCPIIYGAVVDSACLLWKTVCGKHGACSLYDSDTFRHYFLGITAGIMFLAFIMDLVVWSKAHRIDITPEDGSEPHGKQTAAETECKKSMVAPDTSV; this comes from the exons atgaatcccTCGACAAATGCTAGCGATGTCGATGCCGCGGCAAATCCACAAATGCACAATTTTCAGTCACCTCAACGGCAGATAAAGACAAGCACAGCTTCCAGTCCAGCTGGTACACCCTACAAACAGAATGGCAGCAATGGTGATGCCAGCTTAAATGGTACACCATTACACAATGGACACGGCAACGGCACGAACGGTTACCAGAATGGCACGCGGCGTGATTCCACACAAGCCTGGACTCCGCTACTCTCTAACGGTAATGGCAATAGTGCTGCAGTAGCTAATGGTAATGGCAATGCTGCTGGCTTGACTGACAGCAACTTAGTTGCTACAGCTGGCATTAATGGTGCTGAAGACGGCGGCCTAGTGGGACAAGAGGCGAATGAAACTCTCGGTGATCCCACCACTGTACTGTATACCACATCGACCAGTAACAACAACGAATGGAAAGATGCCGAACAAataaataacctcaaaaatgGACTACTACATTATCCGGTTAATCATCAGGGCAATAACAATGGTTCGCTAATGAACGGCAAGAATGGTATTGGTTTGGGTGTGCCAGACAAGTATGATGAACAAGATCCCCTCACCGGCTTATACGCACAGAAGAATACACGAACGCGTGAACCGGATGAATCGGATACAGATTCCGAGTTGAGTAATGGCGATCGACAGGCGCCCGGTTGCGGTTTGTTTGGCTGTCGACCGAAATGGGCGCGCAACTTCGCATCGACCAATGTTTTCATGGTGGTCTTTTTGCTCGCCTACATTTTACAGGGCATGTATATGACATATTTCGTGTCGGTGATCACTACCATCGAGAAACTATTTCAGATAAAATCGAAAACGACAGGTTTTCTGCTAAGCGCCAGTGAGATGGGTCAAATAAGTACCGCTATGTTGTTAACCTACTTTGCTGGACGCGGTCATCGCCCACGTTGGATCGCTTGCGGCATGGTATTATTCTCCATTGCAGCTTTCGCTTGCTCATTGCCGCATTTTATATTTGGCAAACAATTGATGCAATCACTTGATACACTCAGTAATGGCGGTAATGGTGGTAATGCGGCAATGCGCGCCTTAAATGGTCAAATGCTACACGCCAGTTATGGACTGCATGGAATGAATGACACAATGAATGCAACAAGTGCGAACGCATTGGAAGGCGGTTTCAGCGCGTTCTTGGCCAATGTGCAGGGCTCACACGAAATGAATCTGTGCATACCGGGACAGAATTCAACGAACTCCAATTCAG AATGCGATGAGGATCAAAAAATGGAGCAGGCGTCACACTCAAAAATCACCGTTATTGTACTGTGCATCTTCTTCGCTAGTCTCTTGAGCTCTGGTATCGGACAAACAGCCGTAGCCACACTCGGCATACCATATATAGATGACAATGTGGCAAGTAAACAATCACCCATGTACATGGCTATAACGATTGGTGTACGCATTTTGGGACCCGCATCCGGTTTCATAGTCGGCTCGTTTTGTACACGCTGGTATGTGAATTTCTCAAATCCCGGCTTCGATGCCAGCGATCCACGTTGGATTGGCGCTTGGTGGCTGGGACCGGTTGGCATCGGTACTCTGATGTTGCTGTCATCCATTGCAATGTTCTCATTCCCGAAGCAGTTGCGTGGCAAACGAAACCCCAATGCCGGCGAGGCTAAAGCGGAGGGCGGTGATGAAGCTGCCGCAGCTGTGGAGGTCAATGAGAAGCCAAAGCTGAGAG ATTTTCCAAAGACCGTGCGACGTCAACTTAAAAATGACATTCTGATGTTCCGCACTGCTTCTTGTGTTTTCCATCTGCTGCCAATTGCTGGTCTCTACACATTTCTACCGAAATACCTCGAAACACAGTTCCGTTTAACCACCTATGATGCCAGCATGATTGCGGCCTTTTGCGGCATACTCGTAATGGGTGTCGGTATTGTCATATCCGGTTTAGTCATATTGAAATTGAAGCCATCGGCGCGTTCTGTAGCCGCTTGGATTGCATTTACAGCGTTATTCTACTCGGCCGGCATGGTGGTGTTGATGTTCGTCGGCTGTAGCATGACCGATTTTGCTGGTTATAAGGGTCCAACGAGTGATTC GCCTGCCATGATCGAACCAGCATGTGACCTCAATTGTTCCTGTGATACGGGCAATTACGCCCCCATTTGCGGCATGGATGGTCGTATATATATCTCCACCTGTCATGCTGGTTGTGCGGCCTCAACAATGACTGAGAATGGCACACTATTCAGTAACTGTACATGCATTCCAGATT CTTTTAAGAACCAAGCGGTCAGCGGTTATTGCGCCAATAATTGCAAGAATTTCATATTCTTCATTATTATATTCGCCGTTTGTGTGTTCATGCATTCGACATCGGAGGTGGGCAGCATGTTATTGGTGATGCGTTGCACCCATCCAAATG ATAAAGCCATGGCTATGGGTATCATACAATCGGCAATTGGATTATTCGGTAATGTTCCTTGTCCAATTATATATGGCGCGGTGGTGGATTCGGCGTGTCTACTCTGGAAAACGGTGTGCGGCAAGCATGGAGCCTGCTCGCTGTACGATTCGGACACGTTTAGACATTACTTCCTAG GTATTACCGCCGGCATAATGTTTCTGGCATTCATAATGGATTTGGTGGTGTGGAGTAAGGCGCATCGCATCGACATCACACCCGAGGATGGCAGTGAACCGCATGGCAAACAGACAGCCGCTGAGACGGAGTGCAAAAAGTCAATGGTGGCGCCAGACACAAGCGTCTGA